The following coding sequences are from one Streptomyces sp. NBC_00536 window:
- a CDS encoding maleylpyruvate isomerase N-terminal domain-containing protein yields the protein MTTTLEFPALLRLIDERSTAFRAAVASAPSLDVQVPTCPEWTLFDLAQHIGEGRRDWAATVAAGPAPAKSAAVGAPAAPREREALLAWLAESTEQLLDALRKAGPDRGCWTWWETLQSPQTSGAVARHQLQQMAVHTYDAQITVGAPQPLPAEVALDGVEEFLFTCVATTSAWPHKPAVIDFHASEGRSWRLSLSADGARTTRLPGPGAISATAAGQDPDVAHASAWGTASELVFILYDRIPFNSLKLDGDQRLFDQLSAWDPDE from the coding sequence GTGACAACGACACTTGAGTTCCCCGCTCTGCTGCGACTGATCGACGAACGGTCGACCGCCTTCCGCGCCGCGGTCGCCTCCGCGCCCAGCCTCGACGTACAGGTGCCGACCTGCCCCGAGTGGACGCTGTTCGATCTGGCGCAGCACATCGGCGAGGGGCGCCGCGACTGGGCCGCAACCGTCGCCGCAGGGCCTGCTCCGGCCAAGTCCGCGGCGGTGGGCGCCCCGGCCGCGCCTCGGGAGCGCGAGGCCCTGCTGGCCTGGTTGGCGGAGTCCACGGAGCAACTGCTGGACGCACTGCGGAAGGCCGGCCCGGATCGCGGTTGCTGGACGTGGTGGGAGACGTTGCAGTCGCCGCAGACCTCCGGTGCCGTGGCTCGGCACCAGCTCCAGCAGATGGCGGTGCATACCTACGACGCCCAGATCACCGTGGGTGCCCCGCAGCCGCTGCCGGCCGAGGTGGCACTCGACGGTGTCGAGGAGTTCCTGTTCACCTGCGTCGCAACGACGAGTGCCTGGCCGCACAAGCCCGCTGTCATAGACTTCCACGCCTCCGAGGGCCGCTCCTGGCGCCTCTCGCTCTCCGCCGACGGCGCACGGACCACCCGTCTCCCCGGGCCCGGCGCCATATCGGCCACGGCTGCCGGCCAGGACCCGGACGTGGCCCACGCCTCCGCCTGGGGCACGGCCAGCGAGCTGGTCTTCATCCTGTACGACCGTATCCCGTTCAACTCCCTGAAGCTCGACGGCGACCAACGTCTCTTCGACCAGCTCAGCGCCTGGGACCCGGATGAGTAG
- a CDS encoding DUF5988 family protein yields MTAIVLVGGPDGLGPLYDLQGDELPEKIAVAFYGCHQHFEHAGECVRIDGRDLALFRFTYRTAIAE; encoded by the coding sequence ATGACGGCGATCGTGCTCGTGGGCGGCCCGGACGGCCTCGGCCCGCTGTATGACCTGCAGGGTGATGAGTTGCCGGAGAAGATCGCGGTCGCTTTCTACGGATGTCACCAGCATTTCGAGCATGCCGGGGAGTGCGTCCGTATCGACGGCCGGGACCTGGCGCTGTTCCGCTTCACCTACCGCACCGCTATCGCCGAATAG